A single genomic interval of Ramlibacter sp. harbors:
- the mpl gene encoding UDP-N-acetylmuramate:L-alanyl-gamma-D-glutamyl-meso-diaminopimelate ligase, producing MHIHILGICGTFMGGVAALAREAGHRVTGCDAGVYPPMSDQLRALGIELIEGFDAAQMALKPDVWVVGNVVSRARDASGAARYPLMDAILDAGAPYTSGPQWLAEHVLQGRHVLAVAGTHGKTTTTSMLAWVLEQAGLQPGFLVGGVPLNFGVSARLGAPTLPAARGSLPPEGAVPPWGGPARLGAPTLPAARGSLPPEGAVPPWGGPAAGRPGVFVIEADEYDTAFFDKRSKFVHYRPRTAVLNNLEFDHADIFDDLAAIERQFHHLVRTVPPSGRVVVNGLEDSLQRVLHAGCWSELRSFGAAVSDFSAVGEPDAFDVLLRGEAVARVEWALGGVHNQLNALAAIAAAEHVGVAPAQAAKALGRFENVRRRMEVRGVVNGITVYDDFAHHPTAIRTTVDGLRRKVGAARILAVFEPRSNTMKLGAMKAQLPWSLEQADLAFCHSGGLDWDASAALAPLGPRAQVAGSIDAVLAQVVAAAQPGDHILCMSNGGFGGIHARLLDALQAPIATN from the coding sequence ATGCACATTCACATCCTCGGTATCTGCGGCACCTTCATGGGCGGCGTGGCCGCGCTGGCCCGCGAGGCGGGCCACAGGGTCACGGGCTGCGACGCGGGCGTGTACCCGCCGATGAGCGACCAGCTGCGCGCGCTGGGCATTGAACTCATTGAAGGGTTTGACGCCGCCCAGATGGCGTTGAAGCCCGACGTCTGGGTGGTGGGCAACGTGGTCTCGCGCGCCCGCGACGCCAGCGGCGCGGCCCGCTACCCGCTGATGGACGCCATTCTGGACGCCGGCGCGCCCTACACCAGCGGCCCGCAGTGGCTGGCCGAGCATGTGCTGCAGGGCCGCCACGTGCTGGCCGTGGCCGGCACGCATGGCAAGACCACCACCACCTCGATGCTGGCCTGGGTGCTGGAGCAGGCCGGGCTGCAGCCGGGCTTTCTGGTGGGCGGGGTGCCGCTGAATTTCGGCGTCTCGGCAAGGCTCGGAGCCCCCACGCTCCCCGCTGCGCGTGGTTCGCTGCCCCCCGAGGGGGCTGTCCCGCCTTGGGGCGGCCCGGCAAGGCTCGGAGCCCCCACGCTCCCCGCTGCGCGTGGTTCGCTGCCCCCCGAGGGGGCTGTCCCGCCTTGGGGCGGCCCGGCGGCGGGACGGCCCGGCGTCTTCGTGATCGAGGCCGACGAGTACGACACCGCCTTTTTCGACAAGCGCAGCAAGTTTGTCCATTACCGCCCGCGCACGGCCGTGCTCAACAACCTGGAGTTCGACCACGCCGACATCTTTGACGACCTGGCCGCCATCGAACGCCAGTTCCATCACCTGGTGCGCACCGTGCCACCTTCCGGGCGCGTGGTGGTCAACGGGCTGGAGGACAGCCTGCAGCGCGTGCTGCACGCGGGCTGCTGGAGCGAGCTGCGCAGCTTTGGCGCGGCCGTGAGCGATTTTTCAGCCGTGGGCGAGCCCGATGCGTTTGACGTGCTGCTGCGCGGCGAGGCCGTGGCCCGCGTCGAGTGGGCACTGGGCGGCGTGCACAACCAGCTCAACGCGCTGGCGGCGATCGCGGCGGCCGAGCATGTGGGCGTGGCGCCCGCGCAGGCCGCAAAAGCGCTGGGCCGCTTTGAAAATGTGCGCCGCCGCATGGAGGTGCGCGGCGTGGTCAACGGCATCACCGTCTACGACGACTTTGCCCACCACCCCACGGCCATCCGCACCACGGTCGACGGGCTGCGGCGCAAGGTAGGCGCGGCGCGCATCCTCGCGGTGTTCGAGCCGCGCAGCAACACCATGAAGCTCGGGGCCATGAAGGCCCAGCTGCCCTGGAGCCTGGAGCAGGCCGATCTGGCGTTCTGCCACAGCGGCGGGCTCGACTGGGACGCCTCCGCCGCGCTGGCCCCGCTGGGCCCGCGTGCCCAGGTGGCGGGCAGCATCGACGCGGTGCTGGCACAGGTGGTGGCGGCCGCGCAGCCGGGCGATCACATCCTGTGCATGAGCAACGGCGGCTTTGGCGGCATCCACGCCCGGCTGCTCGACGCGCTGCAGGCGCCCATTGCTACCAATTAA
- a CDS encoding long-chain fatty acid--CoA ligase — translation MMAVPLSLNHLLERAGTLFGGNEIVSRLPDKSLRRHSFAQYHRRTRSLAAALLALGLRKGDRVATLCWNHHAHLECYFGIPAAGGVMHTLNLRLSPDEIGWIAGDAKDRFLVVDDVLLPLYEKFAHLHPFEKVIVFPFSGAPVPAGFDDYEALLAAADPDGFTYAPHDENDPVAMCYTSGTTGRPKGVVYSHRSTILHTLVASLGDFWGLRGTDVVMPVTPMFHANSWGMPYGAVMMGVKQVFPGPHLHPDDLLDLIQQEPPTLALGVPTIWMSLIQTYDASLATSSPNWGRWQLPRGMKSLVGGAAVPEALIRAFDKHGIWILQGWGMTETSPVCTISYPRAELRDASQDERYRRAAMAGVPVPLVDLRVQGDDGPQPWDGQSVGEIQVRGPFITGSYHEVPREAEKFTPDGWLRTGDVASVDALGFVKISDRTKDLIKSGGEWISSVDLENALMAHPAVAEAAVIAIPDPKWSERPLACVVLKPGQAASPEELGAHLAQHHFAKWQLPDRYEFIDAVPRTSTGKFWKMKLRERFPQ, via the coding sequence ATGATGGCCGTGCCGCTGTCGCTCAACCACCTGCTGGAGCGCGCCGGCACCCTGTTTGGCGGCAACGAGATCGTGTCCCGCCTGCCCGACAAGTCCCTGCGCCGCCACAGTTTTGCCCAGTACCACCGCCGCACGCGCTCGCTGGCGGCCGCCCTGCTGGCGCTCGGCCTGCGCAAGGGCGACCGTGTGGCCACGCTCTGCTGGAACCACCATGCGCACCTGGAGTGCTACTTTGGCATTCCCGCCGCGGGCGGCGTGATGCACACGCTGAACCTGCGCCTGTCGCCCGACGAGATCGGCTGGATCGCCGGCGACGCCAAGGACCGCTTCCTGGTGGTGGACGACGTGCTGCTGCCGCTGTACGAGAAGTTTGCCCACCTGCACCCCTTCGAGAAAGTCATCGTCTTCCCGTTCTCGGGCGCTCCCGTGCCCGCGGGCTTTGACGACTACGAAGCCCTGCTGGCCGCGGCCGACCCCGACGGCTTCACCTACGCCCCGCACGACGAGAACGACCCCGTGGCCATGTGCTACACCTCGGGCACCACGGGGCGGCCCAAGGGCGTGGTCTATTCGCACCGCTCCACCATCCTGCACACCCTGGTGGCCAGCCTGGGCGACTTCTGGGGCCTGCGCGGCACCGATGTGGTGATGCCGGTCACGCCCATGTTCCACGCCAACAGCTGGGGCATGCCCTATGGCGCGGTGATGATGGGCGTGAAGCAGGTGTTCCCGGGGCCGCACCTGCACCCCGACGACCTGCTGGACCTGATCCAGCAGGAGCCGCCCACGCTGGCACTGGGCGTGCCCACCATCTGGATGAGCCTGATCCAGACCTACGACGCCTCCCTGGCCACCAGCTCCCCCAACTGGGGCCGCTGGCAGCTGCCGCGCGGCATGAAGTCGCTGGTGGGCGGCGCGGCCGTGCCCGAGGCACTGATCCGCGCCTTTGACAAGCACGGCATCTGGATCCTGCAGGGCTGGGGCATGACCGAGACCTCGCCCGTGTGCACCATCTCGTACCCTCGCGCCGAGCTGCGCGACGCCAGCCAGGACGAGCGCTACCGGCGCGCCGCCATGGCCGGCGTGCCGGTGCCGCTGGTCGACCTGCGGGTGCAGGGCGACGACGGCCCGCAGCCCTGGGACGGCCAGAGCGTGGGCGAGATCCAGGTGCGCGGGCCGTTCATCACCGGCTCGTACCACGAGGTGCCGCGCGAGGCCGAGAAGTTCACGCCCGACGGCTGGCTGCGCACGGGCGATGTCGCCTCGGTGGACGCGCTGGGCTTCGTGAAGATCAGCGACCGCACCAAGGACCTGATCAAGTCCGGCGGCGAGTGGATCAGCTCGGTGGACCTGGAGAACGCGCTGATGGCCCACCCCGCCGTGGCCGAGGCCGCGGTGATCGCCATCCCTGACCCCAAGTGGAGCGAGCGGCCGCTGGCCTGCGTGGTGCTCAAGCCCGGCCAGGCCGCGAGCCCCGAGGAACTCGGCGCGCACCTGGCCCAGCACCACTTTGCCAAATGGCAGCTGCCCGACCGCTACGAGTTCATCGACGCGGTGCCGCGCACATCCACCGGCAAATTCTGGAAGATGAAGCTGCGCGAGCGTTTTCCCCAATAA
- a CDS encoding TlpA family protein disulfide reductase: MTPESPTSDTLSADPAAVARRRYLMGGVALAAGLAGAGVAWWRFQPHAVAPGAGEALWQLSFDAPTGPPLAMQSLQGRPLLINFWATWCPPCVEELPLLDRFYRANSAKGWQVLGLAIDQPTAVRSFLQKTPVSFPVGLAGLTGTDLGRSLGNLTGALPFTVVLDARGQVAQRKMGKVSPEDLQQWLQIAG; this comes from the coding sequence ATGACGCCTGAGTCGCCGACCTCTGACACCCTTTCTGCCGACCCGGCCGCCGTGGCGCGGCGCCGCTACCTGATGGGCGGTGTCGCGCTCGCGGCCGGCCTGGCCGGTGCGGGCGTGGCCTGGTGGCGCTTCCAGCCGCATGCCGTGGCGCCGGGGGCCGGCGAGGCGCTGTGGCAACTGAGTTTTGATGCGCCCACGGGCCCGCCCCTGGCAATGCAAAGCCTGCAGGGCCGGCCGCTGCTGATCAATTTCTGGGCCACCTGGTGCCCCCCGTGCGTGGAAGAACTCCCGCTATTGGATCGCTTCTATCGTGCAAATTCGGCCAAAGGCTGGCAAGTTCTTGGTTTGGCGATTGACCAACCCACGGCCGTGCGCTCGTTTCTGCAGAAAACCCCGGTCAGTTTTCCGGTAGGATTGGCGGGCTTGACCGGAACCGACCTGGGCCGGAGCCTGGGCAACCTGACGGGCGCCTTGCCCTTCACCGTGGTCCTCGATGCCCGCGGACAAGTGGCCCAGCGCAAGATGGGCAAGGTCTCTCCGGAGGACTTGCAGCAATGGCTGCAAATCGCAGGTTAA
- a CDS encoding acetyl-CoA carboxylase biotin carboxyl carrier protein, with product MDLRKLKTLIDLVSESNVSELEITEAEGKVRIVKGGGAMVQSYVPMPAPAPAGAPQPVAAPAPVVAEAPAGHVVKSPMVGTFYRSSSPGAKPFVEIGSQVKQGETICIIEAMKILNEIEADKTGTIAQILGENGQAVEYGQPLFVIE from the coding sequence ATGGATTTGCGCAAACTCAAGACCTTGATCGACCTGGTGTCCGAATCAAACGTCTCCGAACTCGAAATCACGGAAGCCGAAGGCAAGGTCCGCATCGTCAAGGGCGGTGGGGCCATGGTCCAGTCGTATGTGCCGATGCCGGCGCCCGCACCGGCCGGCGCCCCGCAGCCTGTGGCGGCCCCGGCCCCCGTGGTGGCCGAAGCGCCGGCGGGCCACGTGGTCAAGTCGCCCATGGTCGGCACGTTTTACCGGTCCTCCAGCCCCGGAGCCAAGCCGTTTGTCGAGATCGGCAGCCAGGTCAAGCAGGGCGAGACCATCTGCATCATCGAGGCCATGAAGATCCTCAACGAGATCGAGGCCGACAAGACCGGCACCATCGCCCAGATCCTCGGCGAAAACGGCCAGGCCGTCGAATATGGCCAACCGCTTTTCGTGATCGAGTGA